One Nonomuraea angiospora DNA segment encodes these proteins:
- a CDS encoding roadblock/LC7 domain-containing protein — protein MKELSQAARDMNWLVSSFVDEVPGVAHAVVVSADGLPMAYSRGFPKDRADQLAAIAAGLVSLTQGSARVFEGGGVTQTLVEMDRGLLLVMSISDGSCLAVLAAPDCDMGLVAYQMTILVERAGQVLTPAVRAELSAARP, from the coding sequence ATGAAGGAGCTCAGCCAGGCGGCCAGGGACATGAACTGGCTGGTCAGCAGCTTCGTCGACGAGGTCCCCGGCGTGGCGCACGCGGTGGTCGTGTCCGCCGACGGGCTGCCGATGGCCTACTCCAGGGGCTTCCCCAAAGACCGCGCCGACCAGCTGGCCGCGATCGCGGCCGGGCTCGTCAGCCTCACGCAGGGATCGGCGCGCGTGTTCGAGGGCGGAGGGGTCACCCAGACGCTCGTCGAGATGGACCGCGGCCTGCTGCTGGTCATGTCGATCAGCGACGGATCCTGCCTGGCGGTGCTGGCCGCGCCCGACTGCGACATGGGCCTGGTGGCCTATCAGATGACGATCCTGGTCGAGCGCGCCGGGCAGGTGCTCACACCTGCCGTGCGGGCGGAACTGTCGGCGGCGCGTCCGTGA
- a CDS encoding DUF742 domain-containing protein has product MYAVTGGRTTPRTELAMEALVSSATSARLGMTYTREYRAISELCRQVRSVAEISALLSVPLGVARVLVADMEADGLVRVYQPQLDAGLPDRSLLERVLSGLRRL; this is encoded by the coding sequence ATGTACGCCGTCACCGGTGGCAGGACGACTCCTCGTACGGAGCTCGCCATGGAGGCCCTGGTATCGTCGGCCACCTCGGCACGCCTCGGCATGACGTACACCCGTGAATACCGCGCGATCAGCGAGCTGTGCCGGCAGGTGCGCTCCGTGGCGGAGATCTCCGCGCTGCTGAGCGTTCCTCTCGGGGTGGCGAGGGTGCTGGTGGCCGACATGGAGGCGGACGGGCTGGTCAGGGTGTACCAGCCCCAGCTGGACGCGGGGCTCCCCGACAGGAGCCTGCTCGAAAGGGTGTTGAGTGGACTTCGCAGGCTCTAG